A genomic stretch from Anoplopoma fimbria isolate UVic2021 breed Golden Eagle Sablefish chromosome 8, Afim_UVic_2022, whole genome shotgun sequence includes:
- the crb1 gene encoding LOW QUALITY PROTEIN: protein crumbs homolog 1 (The sequence of the model RefSeq protein was modified relative to this genomic sequence to represent the inferred CDS: substituted 1 base at 1 genomic stop codon), whose protein sequence is METPRVYQQEGHLSSLAGSAREGVCSLFNAVLFFFLNDYSIKKRSVHQVDLELTADESQQAEAERSVYDKTSTQRSGXFPVTIMDLIRYHNFELLACAILISSLFVISGASPDRLPSPVDRCSPNPCQNRAICRIRGDGYACFCVPGFQGAHCQIDVNECVSQPCRNGATCVDRVGRFSCLCSPGFTGDTCEVQIDECQSQPCLNGGSCHDHAGSFSCTCLPGFQGHRCEISIDECQEQPCQNGALCVDEENNYRCDCSHTAFTGRLCETPLPPCLSDPCFNSAICKDNQGNYSCECWPGFEGRHCDIDINECGSQPCMHGGRCIERSWQALYGSEPLLPEHYDQQQAAGFICSCPLGSTGSLCQEVINQCDPIPCQNGGRCESHVEGYICHCLKHSHDGVLYGGVNCDVRLVGCEGHECQNQGSCSPFLLDGTQGYTCSCPPGHTGPLCQTPTTFSFERRGYLLLQSPLVDTAESCNITLSFKTILPTALLFQRNSLGLLLSLELDEGQLRLSLRKEASAGSEAESQHQVLELQPNVTDGEWHSVKAVLRSGMLSLTLLDDAGSCGSQGCHKVAQVQSTLARLVSPPQDTFIGGVLQDSSEDSLLPAFIGCMRDVFVDWQLVVLEDWLSDSAVNVSPGCSHRDRCLDVPCQNRGQCVNLWQSYQCRCPRPYEGQDCEEEHVTARFGNEDSHSYAAFTVTEDLDDNFSISLFLRTRRPHGLLLALANSSSQYLRMWLEDGKVTVQLNHFMSLKAESAINDGEVHFVSVEVAEHRMSLYVAAQKQSDVEVRTVNVQAGHTVYVGGLLDSWTTSVFGGYFKGCIQDLRINDRRLQFFGLDTSVRSYPLELLENVTAGCSGDNACGTNPCLNGGMCYSMWDDFTCTCPPRTAGQRCEEVRWCELSTCPPDSECRMLNQGYECYSNATFLNNSTVLSYRGNGHISRNLTNLSLNLRTRKRNTAIIHAEKDSAFFTLSVQGGFLFMELQSPSGGDMEEEEGEQVVSTVSLSSRTSVSDGEWHSVHLFMAAPWAQTSRWTLVLDEEIEEASTSRSQGGNLNFLRQGLDIFLGGLAPEAGWSLVGCLGTVELGGIALPYFSSSDVNLPRLQEEQFIQTSQQPPLLGCSGGPVCEPNPCMNGGECQDLFNTYNCSCAAGWAGRHCSFFTDTCASSPCAHGNCSVNGLTYKCTCDTGYAGDDCDEEVDMCENHLCAHGGTCLHGPDRYACLCPENYTGLICNERIEEIPWYIVVKKVRPKLPVSVCGDDTRNYTCFNGGNCTDRELSCDCLPGFTGHRCEQEVDECKSNPCLNGGYCRNLINKFVCVCDMSYAGDTCQTDLTSEGLTSDLLLSISLASVVLLLVLILTAVSLVVALNRRATHGTYSPSRQEKEGSRVEMWSITQPPPMERLI, encoded by the exons ATGGAAACGCCCAGAGTTTATCAACAGGAGGGACACCT TTCGTCACTGGCCGGCTCTGCCCGGGAGGGTGTGTGTAGCCTGTTCAACgctgtgctctttttttttctcaatgatTATTCCATCAAGAAGAGAAGTGTGCATCAAGTGGATCTGGAGTTGACAGCAGATGAGTCGCAGCAGGCAGAAGCAGAGAGATCCGTGTATGACAAGACTTCAACACAACGATCAGGATGATTTCCTGTGACGATTATGGATTTAATTCGCTATCATAATTTTGAATTACTTGCATGCGCCATTCTCATCTCATCACTGTTTGTGATTAGTG GTGCATCTCCTGACCGGCTGCCTTCACCGGTGGACCGGTGCTCTCCAAACCCGTGTCAAAACAGGGCGATATGCAGAATCCGCGGGGACGGCTACGCGTGCTTCTGTGTGCCGGGGTTCCAGGGGGCTCACTGTCAGAtagatgtgaatgagtgtgtttcACAGCCCTGCAGGAACGGAGCCACATGTGTGGACAGAGTGGGCAggttctcctgtctgtgttCTCCTGGGTTCACTG GGGACACTTGTGAGGTCCAGATTGATGAGTGTCAATCACAGCCATGTCTCAATGGCGGCAGTTGCCATGACCACGCCGGTAGCTTCTCTTGCACCTGCCTGCCCGGTTTCCAAGGACACCGATGCGAAATCAGCATTGACGAGTGCCAAGAGCAGCCATGCCAAAATGGGGCTCTGTGCGTAGATGAGGAGAATAA CTACAGATGTGACTGCTCTCACACAGCCTTCACTGGCAGACTCTGTGAGACACCTCTACCACCATGCCTCTCCGATCCCTGCTTCAACAGCGCCATCTGCAAGGACAACCAGGGTAACTACAGCTGTGAATGCTGGCCAG GGTTTGAGGGGCGTCATTGTGATATTGACATCAATGAATGTGGCAGCCAACCCTGCATGCATGGAGGCCGCTGCATTGAGAGGTCGTGGCAGGCTCTGTATGGCAGCGAGCCTCTGCTTCCTGAACACTATGACCAGCAGCAAGCTGCAGGTTTCATCTGCAGCTGTCCTCTAGGATCTACTG GTTCCCTCTGCCAGGAGGTGATAAACCAGTGTGATCCCATTCCCTGCCAGAATGGGGGCAGGTGTGAGAGCCATGTTGAAGGCTATATTTGCCACTGCCTCAAACATAGTCATGATGGTGTCCTCTACGGAGGTGTAAACTGTGATGTGAGGCTAGTGGGCTGTGAGGGACATGAATGCCAGAACCAAGGCTCCTGCTCTCCTTTCCTGTTGGATGGGACTCAGGGATACACCTGTTCCTGCCCGCCTGGGCACACTGGACCCCTATGTCAGACCCCCACCACCTTCTCCTTTGAACGCAGAGGctacctgctgctgcagagtccCCTGGTGGATACCGCGGAGTCCTGCAACATCACCCTCAGCTTCAAGACGATTCTGCCCACGGCGTTGTTGTTCCAGCGGAACAGCTTGGGGCTGCTGCTGAGCCTGGAGCTGGACGAGGGGCAGCTTCGTCTCTCACTGAGGAAGGAGGCCTCTGCTGGGTCTGAGGCAGAAAGCCAACACCAGGTCCTGGAGCTTCAACCCAATGTCACAGATGGAGAGTGGCATTCTGTGAAGGCTGTGCTCAGAAGCGGGATGCTCAGTCTGACACTCTTGGATGATGCTGGGAGCTGTGGGAGCCAGGGGTGCCACAAGGTGGCCCAAGTCCAAAGCACCCTGGCCAGGCTGGTGTCACCTCCTCAGGACACTTTCATTGGAGGGGTGCTTCAGGACTCCAGTGAGGACTCTCTGCTTCCAGCTTTTATTGGCTGCATGCGGGATGTGTTTGTGGACTGGCAGCTCGTCGTCCTCGAGGATTGGCTGAGCGACTCAGCTGTTAATGTGTCTCCTGGCTGCAGCCACAGGGACCGCTGCCTGGACGTGCCTTGCCAAAACAGAGGACAGTGTGTCAACCTGTGGCAGAGCTACCAGTGCCGATGCCCGAGGCCTTATGAGGGGCAGGACTGTGAGGAGG AACACGTGACCGCACGCTTTGGGAACGAGGACTCTCACAGTTACGCAGCGTTCACTGTCACGGAAGATCTGGATGACAacttctccatctccctcttccTGCGTACACGGAGGCCACACGGACTCCTCCTGGCGCTCgccaacagcagcagccagtaCCTGCGCATGTGGCTGGAGGACGGCAAGGTCACAGTTCAGCTGAATCACTTTATGAGTCTGAAGGCAGAGAGTGCCATTAATGACGGGGAAGTCCACTTTGTGAGTGTAGAGGTGGCGGAGCATCGTATGTCTCTGTATGTAGCAGCTCAGAAACAGAGTGATGTGGAAGTCAGGACAGTCAATGTCCAAGCTGGACATACTGTCTATGTGGGAGGTCTGTTGGACAGTTGGACAACTTCAGTGTTTGGTGGATATTTTAAAGGCTGTATCCAGGACCTGAGGATCAACGACAGGCGGCTGCAGTTCTTCGGGTTGGACACCTCAGTGAGATCTTATCCTCTGGAGCTCCTGGAAAATGTGACTGCTGGATGTTCAGGGGACAATGCCTGTGGT ACCAACCCTTGTCTAAACGGTGGGATGTGTTACTCCATGTGGGATGACTTCACCTGCACCTGCCCTCCCAGGACAGCAGGGCAGCGCTGTGAAGAGGTCAGGTGGTGCGAGCTGTCAACTTGCCCCCCAGACTCAGAGTGCAGGATGCTGAACCAGGGATACGAAT GCTACTCCAATGCAACCTTCCTGAATAACAGCACTGTGTTGTCCTACCGGGGAAACGGCCACATATCCCGCAATCTAACTAACCTCTCCCTCAACCTACGCACACGAAAGCGTAACACAGCTATAATTCATGCAGAGAAGGATTCAGCATTCTTTACACTCTCCGTCCAGGGTGGTTTCCTCTTCATGGAGCTTCAGAGTCCCTCTGGAGGcgacatggaggaggaggagggagagcaggtTGTGTCTACGGTCAGTCTCAGCAGCAGGACGAGTGTTAGTGATGGTGAGTGGCACAGCGTCCACCTGTTCATGGCAGCGCCATGGGCACAGACCTCCCGCTGGACTCTGGTGTTGGATGAAGAAATAGAGGAGGCCAGCACCTCCAGGAGCCAAGGAGGCAACCTGAACTTCCTCAGGCAGGGGTTGGACATCTTCTTAGGGGGCCTGGCCCCTGAAGCTGGGTGGTCCCTGGTCGGGTGCCTGGGCACAGTAGAGCTAGGTGGCATTGCCCTGCCTTACTTCAGCTCCTCTGATGTGAACCTCCCACGCCTGCAGGAGGAGCAGTTCATCCAGACATCACAGCAGCCGCCGCTCCTCGGCTGCAGCGGGGGGCCCGTGTGCGAGCCCAACCCCTGCATGAACGGAGGGGAGTGCCAGGACCTCTTCaacacctacaactgcagctgTGCCGCAGGCTGGGCCGGGAGACACTGCAGCTTCTTCACCGACACCTGCGCTTCCAGTCCCTGCGCTCACGGCAACTGCAGCGTGAACGGGCTGACCTACAAGTGCACCTGTGACACTGGCTACGCAGGTGATGACTGCGACGAGGAGGTGGATATGTGTGAGAATCACCTGTGTGCCCACGGAGGCACATGTCTGCATGGTCCAGACAGGTATGCCTGCCTCTGCCCTGAGAACTACACTGGACTCATTTGCAA TGAACGCATTGAAGAAATTCCGTGGTACATTGTTGTCAAAAAGGt ACGGCCTAAGCTGCCTGTTTCCGTGTGCGGCGATGACACCAGAAACTACACCTGCTTCAATGGAGGCAACTGCACCGACCGGGAGCTGTCCTGTGACTGTTTGCCTGGCTTCACTGGACACCG GTGTGAGCAGGAGGTGGACGAGTGCAAGTCCAACCCCTGTCTGAACGGAGGCTACTGCCGCAACCTCATCAACaagtttgtgtgcgtgtgcgacATGAGCTACGCTGGAGACACGTGCCAGACGGAC TTGACCTCTGAgggtttgacctctgacctcttacTGTCCATCAGTCTGGCGTCCGTCGTCCTGCTGCTGGTTCTCATTCTCACCGCCGTCAGCCTAGTGGTGGCGTTAAATCGCCGCGCCACCCATGGCACCTACAGTCCCAGCCGGCAGGAGAAGGAGGGATCCCGGGTGGAGATGTGGAGCATCACACAGCCGCCACCGATGGAGAGACTCATATGA